Proteins from a single region of Dyadobacter fanqingshengii:
- a CDS encoding serine kinase, whose product MHHYKAFGLNILSEIELPELSDGDASTRHDLYIQSASFELPALENTQLYRRGVRAGFAKDADENLYLHWNNVASFKASNGNCLVVRPLVDDNNLVSLFTVSEALGLILFQRGLFLLHASAVRVGNEGWCFMGMPGAGKSTTAAAFIKAGCKLLSDDLTAIGFNDNGLAYIVPAYPQLKIWDKTANGLHYEKSELQPVSEGVNKFSYQPKSDFLQEPVPLKEVFFLHKARNRKPLVPLSAAEIPTETLKNFPLPSQLLTEDALKRHFSQSFQCTRSARLWKKKRPDGFENLEKWVSESIAEQLTAG is encoded by the coding sequence ATGCATCATTATAAAGCCTTCGGGCTCAATATCCTTTCCGAAATTGAACTTCCTGAATTGAGTGACGGAGACGCTAGTACAAGGCACGACTTATATATTCAATCCGCATCATTTGAACTTCCTGCACTGGAAAATACGCAATTATATAGAAGAGGGGTGAGGGCAGGCTTCGCGAAAGATGCGGATGAAAATCTCTATCTGCATTGGAATAATGTCGCGTCTTTTAAGGCTTCAAATGGCAATTGCCTGGTTGTGAGGCCATTGGTCGATGATAATAATTTAGTAAGCCTCTTCACAGTGAGCGAAGCGCTGGGGCTGATCTTGTTTCAGAGAGGACTTTTTCTCTTGCATGCCAGCGCCGTGCGGGTCGGGAATGAAGGCTGGTGTTTCATGGGAATGCCCGGTGCCGGAAAATCAACCACTGCTGCTGCGTTTATTAAGGCAGGTTGTAAGTTGCTGAGCGACGATTTGACAGCCATTGGATTTAATGACAATGGATTAGCATACATTGTTCCGGCCTATCCACAGCTCAAAATTTGGGATAAGACGGCAAATGGCTTGCATTACGAAAAGTCAGAATTGCAGCCGGTAAGCGAAGGCGTTAATAAGTTCTCATATCAGCCCAAATCCGATTTCTTACAAGAGCCCGTGCCATTAAAGGAGGTTTTCTTCCTGCACAAGGCACGGAACAGGAAGCCATTGGTGCCATTATCCGCTGCCGAAATTCCCACCGAAACGCTTAAAAATTTCCCTTTGCCAAGCCAGTTGCTTACGGAAGATGCTTTGAAAAGGCATTTTTCCCAAAGCTTTCAATGCACAAGGTCTGCCAGGTTATGGAAAAAGAAACGTCCTGACGGATTTGAAAACCTTGAAAAATGGGTTAGCGAGAGCATTGCGGAACAACTAACAGCCGGATAA
- a CDS encoding lasso peptide biosynthesis B2 protein — MGTFKHHITKWNKLSGEGRAIFLKAAVSLVLIKTGLMVLPFGTFRKLFHWLCNSKSTREISQERIDLTVWAIDTAANLLPMELLCLPRALATKYLLRKVPALTLEIGIEVNPAKKFEAHAWVEKNGSVIMGNWPESVLYQRIWVWK, encoded by the coding sequence TTGGGAACATTTAAGCACCATATTACCAAATGGAATAAATTGTCCGGCGAAGGAAGGGCCATCTTTCTGAAAGCGGCTGTTAGTCTGGTGCTTATCAAAACAGGATTAATGGTTTTGCCTTTTGGAACGTTCAGAAAGTTGTTTCATTGGTTGTGCAACTCCAAATCTACGCGTGAAATATCTCAGGAAAGAATAGATTTGACTGTTTGGGCCATTGATACCGCAGCCAATTTGTTGCCAATGGAACTGCTCTGTCTCCCGCGTGCGCTCGCGACCAAATATCTGCTGAGAAAAGTCCCTGCATTAACGCTGGAAATTGGCATTGAAGTAAACCCCGCTAAAAAATTCGAAGCACATGCCTGGGTGGAGAAAAACGGCTCGGTAATCATGGGTAACTGGCCAGAATCCGTTCTCTATCAGCGCATTTGGGTTTGGAAATGA